Proteins encoded in a region of the Orcinus orca chromosome 8, mOrcOrc1.1, whole genome shotgun sequence genome:
- the SNX15 gene encoding sorting nexin-15 isoform X2 has product MSRQAKDDFLRHYTVSDPRTHPKGYTEYKVTAQFISKRDPEDVKEVVVWKRYSDFRKLHGDLAYTHRNLFRRLEEFPAFPRAQVFGRFEASVIEERRKGAEDLLRFTVHIPALNNSPQLKEFFRGGEVTRPSEMSRDVHILPPPLIPTPPPDEPRVQPHEPWLPQPLPAERRGLEELEVPVDPLPSSPAQEALDLLFNCGSTEEASSSPGRGPLTEAELALFDPFSKEEGVGPSPTHMGELAALEAESERLDQEPWEPGGQAEEEDEEGGPAPAYLSEATELITQALRDEKAGAYPAALQGYRDGVHILLQGVSGDPSPARREGVKKKAAEYLKRAEEILHLHLSQLPP; this is encoded by the exons TTCATCTCAAAGAGGGACCCGGAGGATGTCAAAGAG GTGGTGGTCTGGAAGCGGTACAGTGACTTTCGAAAGCTGCATGGAGACCTGGCCTATACCCACCGCAACCTCTTCCGCCGCCTGGAGGAGTTCCCTGCCTTCCCCCGCGCCCAGGTGTTTG GCCGGTTTGAAGCCTCGGTGATCGAGGAGCGGCGAAAGGGGGCCGAGGACTTGCTTCGCTTTACTGTGCACATCCCCGCACTCAACAACAGCCCCCAACTCAAGGAGTTCTTCCGG GGTGGGGAGGTGACACGGCCCTCCGAGATGTCCAGAGACGTGCATATCCTGCCACCCCCTCTGATCCCCACACCGCCCCCTGATGAACCCCGGGTGCAGCCTCATGAGCCCTGGTTGCCCCAGCCGCTCCCTGCAGAGAGGAGGGGCCTCGAGGAGTTGGAGGTGCCAG TGGACCCCCTGCCATCCAGCCCTGCCCAGGAGGCCCTGGATCTCCTCTTTAACTGTGGGAGCACCGAGGAGGCGTCCAGTTCCCCCGGCCGAGGCCCCCTCACCGAGGCTGAGCTTGCCCTCTTTGACCCCTTCTCCAAGGAAG AAGGTGTAGGCCCCAGTCCTACCCACATGGGTGAGCTGGCAGCATTGGAGGCAGAATCTGAAAGACTGGACCAGGAACCCTGGGAGCCAGGAGGGCAGGCGGAGGAAGAGGACGAGGAAGGAGGGCCCGCCCCTGCCTATCTGAGCGAAGCCACAGAGCTCATCACCCAGGCCCTACGGGATGAGAAGGCAGGCGCCTACCCTGCAGCTTTGCAGGGTTACCGGGATGGTGTGCACATCCTGCTTCAGGGAGTTTCTG GTGACCCATCACCTGCCCGCCGGGAGGGTGTGAAGAAGAAGGCGGCTGAGTACCTGAAGCGGGCAGAGGAAATCTTGCACCTGCATCTGTCCCAGCTCCCACCCTGA
- the NAALADL1 gene encoding aminopeptidase NAALADL1, protein MQCVKVLGGVLGAAALLGLGIILGHFAIPKGTDLPAPSASASQDLDLEILEAVVGQLDANRIRENLRELSKEPHLATSPRDEVLVQLLLRRWQDPESGLDSAGTSEYEVLLSFPSQKQPNRVDVVGPAGDILFSSQRSEENLTGEQGDPNVVPPYAAYAPPGTPQGLLIYANQGSEEDFMELYQQGIKLQDSIVLTRYGGVGRRAKAVNAAKYGVAGVLVYTDPADINDGKSLPNETFPHSWGVPPSGVERGSYFEYFGDPLTPYLPANPSSFRLDSDNASGFPPIPTQPIGFKDAEVLLCNLQGASAPAAWQGALGCDYKLGPGFRSDGIFPAGSQVNVSVYNRLELRNSSNVLGIIRGAVEPDRYVLYGNHRDSWVHGAVDPSSGTAVLLELSRVLGTLLKKGTWRPRRSIVFASWGAEEFGLIGSTEFTEESFSKLQERAVAYINVDISVFANATLRAQGTPPVQSVIFSAAKQIRAPGPGSLSIYDNWIRYSNRSSPVYGLVPSLGTLGASSDYAPFIHFLGISSMDIAYTYDRSKTSARIYPTYHTAFDTFDYVDKFVDPGFSSHQAVAQTVGSVLLRLSDSLFLPLNVSDYSETLRSLLQAAQQDLGGLLEQHNISLGPLVTAVEKFEEAATVLGQHISALQKGTPDPLQVRMLNDQLMLLERTFLNSRAFPEERYYSHVLWAPRTGSVATFPGLSNACSKAMNTGPGSAAWAEVQRQLSILVVALEGAAATLRPVADL, encoded by the exons ATGCAGTGCGTGAAGGTGCTTGGAGGGGTGCTGGGGGCCGCTGCCCTCTTGGGGCTGGGGATCATCCTGGGCCACTTTGCCATCCCCAAGGGGACTGACCTGCCAGCCCCCAGTGCCTCAGCCTCCCAGGACCTGGACCTGGAGATCCTTGAGGCTGTCGTGGGACAGCTCGATGCCAACAGGATCCGGGAGAACCTTAG AGAACTCTCCAAGGAGCCGCACCTGGCCACCAGCCCCCGGGATGAGGTGCTGGTGCAGCTGCTACTGCGGCGCTGGCAGGACCCGGAGTCGGGCCTGGACTCAGCCGGGACCTCTGAGTACGAAGTGCTGCTGTCCTTCCCCAGCCAGAAGCAGCCCAACCGCGTGGATGTTG TGGGTCCTGCTGGGGACATCCTCTTCTCCTCCCAACGAAGTGAAGAGAACCTGACTGGGGAGCAGGGGGACCCCAATGTGGTACCACCATATGCTGCCTATGCTCCCCCCGGAACCCctcag GGCCTCCTCATCTATGCTAACCAGGGCTCAGAAGAAGACTTCATGGAGCTATACCAACAGGGCATCAAACTCCAAGATAGCATCGTCCTGACCCGCTATGGGGGTGTAGGGCGCAGGGCTAAG GCTGTGAATGCTGCCAAGTATGGGGTGGCTGGGGTGCTGGTGTACACGGACCCTGCAGATATCAACGACGGGAAAAGCTTGCCGAACGAGACCTTCCCGCACTCCTGGGGAGTTCCTCCCTCGGGGGTGGAGCGAGGCTCCTACTTTGAGTATTTTGGGGACCCCCTGACTCCTTACCTTCCAGCCAACCCCTCCTCCTTCCGCCTGGACTCTGACAATGCCTCCGGATTTCCCCCAATTCCCACTCAGCCCATTGGCTTCAAGGATGCAGAAGTCCTTCTCTG caacCTGCAGGGAGCCTCAGCCCCGGCTGCCTGGCAGGGAGCCCTGGGCTGTGACTACAAGCTGGGGCCCGGCTTCCGTTCTGATGGTATCTTCCCAGCAGGCAG CCAGGTGAACGTGAGTGTCTACAACCGCCTGGAGCTGCGGAACTCCTCCAACGTCCTGGGGATCATCCGCGGGGCCGTGGAGCCTG ACCGCTATGTGCTGTATGGAAACCACCGGGACAGCTGGGTTCACGGGGCCGTGGACCCCAGCAGTGGCACTGCTGTCCTCCTGGAGCTCTCCCGCGTCCTGGGGACTCTGCTGAAGAAGG GCACCTGGCGTCCCCGAAGATCCATCGTGTTTGCGAGCTGGGGGGCAGAGGAGTTTGGGCTCATCGGCTCCACAGAGTTCACGGAG GAGTCCTTCAGCAAGCTGCAGGAGCGCGCCGTAGCCTACATCAACGTGGACATCTCGGTGTTTG CCAATGCCACCCTGAGGGCGCAGGGGACGCCCCCGGTCCAAAGCGTCATCTTCTCTGCAGCCAAACAG ATCCGCGCACCAGGCCCCGGCAGTCTCAGCATCTATGACAACTGGATCCGATATTCCAACCGTAGCAGCCCGGTGTACGGCCTGGTCCCCAG CCTGGGCACTCTGGGTGCGAGCAGCGACTACGCACCCTTCATTCACTTCCTGGGCATCTCCTCCATGGACATCGCCTACACCTATGACCGG AGCAAGACCTCAGCCCGGATCTACCCTACCTACCACACAGCCTTTGACACCTTTGATTACGTGGACAAGTTTGTGGACCCTG GTTTCAGCAGCCATCAGGCCGTGGCCCAGACCGTGGGCAGTGTGCTTCTCCGGCTCAGTGAcagcctcttcctgcctctcAATGTCAGTGACTACAGCGAGACCCTCCGCAGCCTCCTGCAGGCTGCCCAGCAAGACCTTGGTGGCCTGTTGGAGCAGCACAACATCAGCCTGG GCCCTCTGGTGACCGCAGTGGAGAAGTTTGAGGAGGCAGCCACGGTGTTGGGCCAACACATATCAGCACTGCAGAAGGGCACCCCCGA CCCCCTGCAGGTGCGGATGCTCAATGACCAGCTGATGCTCTTGGAACGGACTTTCCTGAATTCGCGAGCCTTCCCAGAGGAACGCTACTACAG CCATGTGCTCTGGGCACCCCGCACCGGCTCCGTAGCCACGTTCCCGGGCCTGTCCAATGCCTGCTCCAAGGCCATGAACACAGGCCCCGGATCTGCAGCCTGGGCTGAGGTGCAGAGGCAGCTCAGCATCCTGGTGGTGGCCCTGGAGGGCGCAGCAGCCACCCTGAGGCCTGTGGCTGACCTCTGA
- the SAC3D1 gene encoding SAC3 domain-containing protein 1 isoform X1, translating into MLRPGRGGGPVGVGPAPPPLSLRRPWRALPQDGASSRTCARDAERPSFPPSPPMPGYELPVGTCVDMCPAAERAQREKERRLHRFEVAPGCRGHRPRADPQRAVKEYSRPAAGKIRPPPSQLRPPSVLLATVRYLASEVVERTDASRAEVASFVADRLRAVRLDLALQGAGDVEAALVLEAALSVLLAVVARLGPSTAHGPADPMLLQAQVQEGFGSLRRCYALGAGPYPRQATFQGLFLLYNLGSVEALHEILQLPTALRSCPALRTALAVDSAFREGNTARLFRLLRTLPYLQSCAVQCHVGRARRGALARLARALSTPKGQTLPLGFMVHLLALDGPKEARDLCQAHGLPLDGQERVVFLRGHYTEEGLPPAGTCQVLVGNKLGGRTLEEVVMAEEEDEAVDTPKSAA; encoded by the exons ATGCTTAGACCAGGGCGGGGAGGCGGGCCCGTCGGGGtcggccccgccccgcctccccTGAGCCTCCGCCGGCCTTGGCGTGCTCTCCCGCAGGATGGGGCGAGTAGCCGCACCTGTGCACGGGATGCTGAGCGCCCATCCTTCCCCCCCAGCCCACCCATGCCCGGCTACGAGCTGCCCGTGGGCACATGCGTGGACATGTGTCCGGCCGCTGAGCGCGCCCAGCGCGAAAAGGAGCGCCGCCTGCACCGCTTCGAGGTGGCGCCGGGGTGTCGCGGGCACAGGCCCCGAGCCGACCCGCAGCGCGCAGTGAAGGAGTACAGCAGGCCGGCCGCCGGGAAGATCCGGCCCCCACCGAGTCAGCTGCGTCCGCCGTCCGTGCTGCTGGCCACCGTGCGCTACCTGGCCAGCGAGGTGGTGGAGCGCACCGACGCGTCCCGCGCAGAGGTAGCCAGCTTCGTGGCGGACCGTTTGCGCGCCGTGCGGTTGGACCTGGCCCTGCAGGGCGCGGGCGACGTCGAGGCGGCGTTGGTGCTGGAAGCGGCGCTGTCAGTGCTGCTGGCAGTGGTGGCGCGGCTCGGACCCAGCACAGCGCACGGGCCAGCGGACCCGATGTTGCTGCAGGCCCAGGTGCAGGAGGGCTTTGGTTCTCTGCGGCGCTGCTATGCGCTGGGCGCCGGGCCCTACCCCCGGCAGGCCACCTTCCAGGGCCTCTTTCTGCTCTATAACCTAG GCTCGGTGGAGGCCCTTCACGAGATTCTGCAGCTGCCCACTGCCCTGCGTTCCTGCCCAGCCCTGCGCACTGCCCTGGCAGTCGACTCTGCCTTCCGCGAAGGCAACACTGCACGCCTGTTTCGCCTGCTCCGGACCCTGCCCTACCTGCAGAGCTGCGCCGTGCAGTGCCATGTGGGCCGTGCCCGCCGGGGAGCCCTGGCCCGCCTCGCTCGTGCCCTGAGCACCCCCAAAGGCCAGACCTTGCCCCTGGGCTTCATGGTCCACCTACTGGCCCTGGATGGGCCCAAGGAGGCACGGGACCTGTGCCAGGCCCATGGACTGCCCTTAGATGGACAGGAGAGAGTTGTGTTCCTGAGGGGTCACTACACTGAGGAGGGGCTGCCACCTGCCGGGACCTGCCAAGTACTGGTGGGGAACAAGCTTGGAGGGCGCACCCTGGAAGAGGTGGTCAtggcagaggaggaagatgaggctGTAGACACACCGAAGTCTGCGGCATGA
- the SAC3D1 gene encoding SAC3 domain-containing protein 1 isoform X2, whose protein sequence is MPGYELPVGTCVDMCPAAERAQREKERRLHRFEVAPGCRGHRPRADPQRAVKEYSRPAAGKIRPPPSQLRPPSVLLATVRYLASEVVERTDASRAEVASFVADRLRAVRLDLALQGAGDVEAALVLEAALSVLLAVVARLGPSTAHGPADPMLLQAQVQEGFGSLRRCYALGAGPYPRQATFQGLFLLYNLGSVEALHEILQLPTALRSCPALRTALAVDSAFREGNTARLFRLLRTLPYLQSCAVQCHVGRARRGALARLARALSTPKGQTLPLGFMVHLLALDGPKEARDLCQAHGLPLDGQERVVFLRGHYTEEGLPPAGTCQVLVGNKLGGRTLEEVVMAEEEDEAVDTPKSAA, encoded by the exons ATGCCCGGCTACGAGCTGCCCGTGGGCACATGCGTGGACATGTGTCCGGCCGCTGAGCGCGCCCAGCGCGAAAAGGAGCGCCGCCTGCACCGCTTCGAGGTGGCGCCGGGGTGTCGCGGGCACAGGCCCCGAGCCGACCCGCAGCGCGCAGTGAAGGAGTACAGCAGGCCGGCCGCCGGGAAGATCCGGCCCCCACCGAGTCAGCTGCGTCCGCCGTCCGTGCTGCTGGCCACCGTGCGCTACCTGGCCAGCGAGGTGGTGGAGCGCACCGACGCGTCCCGCGCAGAGGTAGCCAGCTTCGTGGCGGACCGTTTGCGCGCCGTGCGGTTGGACCTGGCCCTGCAGGGCGCGGGCGACGTCGAGGCGGCGTTGGTGCTGGAAGCGGCGCTGTCAGTGCTGCTGGCAGTGGTGGCGCGGCTCGGACCCAGCACAGCGCACGGGCCAGCGGACCCGATGTTGCTGCAGGCCCAGGTGCAGGAGGGCTTTGGTTCTCTGCGGCGCTGCTATGCGCTGGGCGCCGGGCCCTACCCCCGGCAGGCCACCTTCCAGGGCCTCTTTCTGCTCTATAACCTAG GCTCGGTGGAGGCCCTTCACGAGATTCTGCAGCTGCCCACTGCCCTGCGTTCCTGCCCAGCCCTGCGCACTGCCCTGGCAGTCGACTCTGCCTTCCGCGAAGGCAACACTGCACGCCTGTTTCGCCTGCTCCGGACCCTGCCCTACCTGCAGAGCTGCGCCGTGCAGTGCCATGTGGGCCGTGCCCGCCGGGGAGCCCTGGCCCGCCTCGCTCGTGCCCTGAGCACCCCCAAAGGCCAGACCTTGCCCCTGGGCTTCATGGTCCACCTACTGGCCCTGGATGGGCCCAAGGAGGCACGGGACCTGTGCCAGGCCCATGGACTGCCCTTAGATGGACAGGAGAGAGTTGTGTTCCTGAGGGGTCACTACACTGAGGAGGGGCTGCCACCTGCCGGGACCTGCCAAGTACTGGTGGGGAACAAGCTTGGAGGGCGCACCCTGGAAGAGGTGGTCAtggcagaggaggaagatgaggctGTAGACACACCGAAGTCTGCGGCATGA
- the SNX15 gene encoding sorting nexin-15 isoform X1, with amino-acid sequence MSRQAKDDFLRHYTVSDPRTHPKGYTEYKVTAQFISKRDPEDVKEVVVWKRYSDFRKLHGDLAYTHRNLFRRLEEFPAFPRAQVFGRFEASVIEERRKGAEDLLRFTVHIPALNNSPQLKEFFRGGEVTRPSEMSRDVHILPPPLIPTPPPDEPRVQPHEPWLPQPLPAERRGLEELEVPGMSPMIYSSVDPLPSSPAQEALDLLFNCGSTEEASSSPGRGPLTEAELALFDPFSKEEGVGPSPTHMGELAALEAESERLDQEPWEPGGQAEEEDEEGGPAPAYLSEATELITQALRDEKAGAYPAALQGYRDGVHILLQGVSGDPSPARREGVKKKAAEYLKRAEEILHLHLSQLPP; translated from the exons TTCATCTCAAAGAGGGACCCGGAGGATGTCAAAGAG GTGGTGGTCTGGAAGCGGTACAGTGACTTTCGAAAGCTGCATGGAGACCTGGCCTATACCCACCGCAACCTCTTCCGCCGCCTGGAGGAGTTCCCTGCCTTCCCCCGCGCCCAGGTGTTTG GCCGGTTTGAAGCCTCGGTGATCGAGGAGCGGCGAAAGGGGGCCGAGGACTTGCTTCGCTTTACTGTGCACATCCCCGCACTCAACAACAGCCCCCAACTCAAGGAGTTCTTCCGG GGTGGGGAGGTGACACGGCCCTCCGAGATGTCCAGAGACGTGCATATCCTGCCACCCCCTCTGATCCCCACACCGCCCCCTGATGAACCCCGGGTGCAGCCTCATGAGCCCTGGTTGCCCCAGCCGCTCCCTGCAGAGAGGAGGGGCCTCGAGGAGTTGGAGGTGCCAG GCATGTCCCCAATGATCTATTCCTCAGTGGACCCCCTGCCATCCAGCCCTGCCCAGGAGGCCCTGGATCTCCTCTTTAACTGTGGGAGCACCGAGGAGGCGTCCAGTTCCCCCGGCCGAGGCCCCCTCACCGAGGCTGAGCTTGCCCTCTTTGACCCCTTCTCCAAGGAAG AAGGTGTAGGCCCCAGTCCTACCCACATGGGTGAGCTGGCAGCATTGGAGGCAGAATCTGAAAGACTGGACCAGGAACCCTGGGAGCCAGGAGGGCAGGCGGAGGAAGAGGACGAGGAAGGAGGGCCCGCCCCTGCCTATCTGAGCGAAGCCACAGAGCTCATCACCCAGGCCCTACGGGATGAGAAGGCAGGCGCCTACCCTGCAGCTTTGCAGGGTTACCGGGATGGTGTGCACATCCTGCTTCAGGGAGTTTCTG GTGACCCATCACCTGCCCGCCGGGAGGGTGTGAAGAAGAAGGCGGCTGAGTACCTGAAGCGGGCAGAGGAAATCTTGCACCTGCATCTGTCCCAGCTCCCACCCTGA
- the CDCA5 gene encoding sororin: MSQRRTRSGGAAQCSGPSAPTSTQSLRRSQRKSGSDLPSILPEIWPKAPQATPVRKPIVLKKIVAHTVEIPSVHSPRRSPRIAVFLEKENNPPSKEPTWEDVFPTRSVRVTSASTPALCSLNVESDSREGDLDARDLEMSKKVRRSYSRLETPGSASTSTPGRWSCSGFEGLLATEDLAGVSPVVGSKLTEVPRVPVKPWAPDTTLPGISPPAVKEKRKKRKVPEILKSELDEWAAAMNAEFEAAEQFDLLVE; this comes from the exons ATGTCCCAGAGGCGAACCCGGTCCGGAGGGGCCGCCCAGTGCTCCG GGCCCAGCGCCCCAACTTCCACTCAGTCTCTGCGGAGGTCCCAGCGGAAATCAGGCTCTGATCTCCCAAGCATCCTCCCGGAAATCTGGCCTAAG GCACCCCAGGCGACTCCCGTCAGAAAGCCCATCGTCTTGAAGAAGATCGTGGCCCATACTGTAGAG ATCCCGTCTGTTCATTCGCCTCGAAGGAGCCCCCGG ATCGCTGtttttttggagaaagaaaacaacCCTCCTAGCAAGGAGCCTACTTGGGAGGACGTCTTCCCGACACGCAGTGTCCGGGTCACCTCCGCCTCCACTCCTGCGCTGTGCTCCCTGAATGTTGAGTCCGACTCCAGGGAAGGAGACCTGGACGCCAGAGACTTGGAAATGTCCAAGAAAGTCAGGCGATCCTACAGCCGCCTGGAGACTCCTGGCTcggcctccacctccaccccgggTCGCTGGTCCTGCTCTGGCTTTGAGGGGCTGCTGGCCACAGAAGACTTGGCTGGAGTCTCGCCTGTGGTGGGTTCAAAGCTAACTGAGGTCCCCAGGGTCCCTGTGAAGCCCTGGGCCCCAGACACAACTCTCCCTGGAATCTCTCCCCCGGCCGTGAAAGAGAAACGAAAGAAGAGGAAGGTGCCGGAGATCTTG AAATCGGAGCTGGATGAGTGGGCCGCGGCCATGAATGCTGAGTTTGAAGCTGCTGAGCAGTTTGATCTCCTGGTTGAATGA